The DNA segment CGCGTCATCTCTACTTTAATATCCTTGAATCTGCCATCAGGAGCAACCACTCTCAAAACGTTGTCTTTCCTCTGCAGTTCACCGTTTGAGAACAGATAAAAACTTTCCGCCATATTAACCTCCATTCCGCCGCTACCGCTGGCGACACAAATAATAAAGAAAAATATTGGGTTCCTGTCTGCAATCTTTTGGAAGATACCATCCGTATTACTGTCGTTAGCCCTAAATGGGTGAAGACTTTAAAATTACGTAACTAGTTCAATTGCTGAACTGGACCAAAAAGTTGATAAGTTGATTAAACCTTATGAAGGTGCAATAAACCTTCTCAATACCATTCCCGAAGTTAAAAGAGCTTCTACAATCACCATCATCTCCGAGATTGGCACAGATATGTCTAATTTGACAACTCCAAACGTTTATGCTGCTACTGACATTTCCGTGGCTAAAACTAAAGCTTGATTTTTTAGGTCTTTAAGGGCCTTAGTTTAGTGCGCCCTTTTATAACTTATCTGCGTTATTTTTTACACTAGTCTCTCCTCACACATAACAGTACTCGTAATAAGCACAGCTTTTACATATTTTAGAGTTTATAAGCGAAGGCATCTTTTCCTGAGACACAATATCTTCTATATTACCTAGGATCTTTTCAATCTTTTCTTTATCTCCATTTTGTAAAACAACTTCCTCTCGTTTTTTTATTTGAGGATAATCCAGAATTCCTTTATTAATATTAATGCCTCTCTGATTGAGGAAATATAAATAATACTTAACCTGCCAGATAGAAGCTTCCTCAATACTCTTGCTTTTTTTCACTTCATGCAGCACTTTCCAATCCTTGATAAAATCCACATTAACAGTTTCATCAATTAGTATATGCTTATGCTCCCTTCCATAAGATGCCTCATCCAGTAGCTTCCCCAGCAAAACCCTTTCACTCTCATTTTCCAATGTAATATGATTAGAAAAACACCACAGTTTTCTATGACAAACAAAATAATAGTAAAACATGGTTCCTGTAATACGCATAATTTACTCCTCTCCCAGTTAACACAAAAAGCCTTATTTTTTTAGAAAGAATTGGAAAAGAAATCCGTTTCATCTGCTTTCTTTTTCATTACAGGTCGGATAATTCCCTCCCGGCTATTATAATCACACTGAGCAATCTGAATCTGCTCATAATCATTGATACGAATGGTTTCAGTTTCTATCTGCAGGTATAAATATTTGGAAATATCTACTGTCTGTTTCGTTATCACTTCCCGTGCCCTTGCCCTTAATTTCCTTGCCTGTTCCCGATCTGTAATACGGTAATCTTTTTGCAGAACTTCTATCGCTTCTCTGATTTCTTCTTTGCGGGATTCATAAACCTTGCGTGGAATAATACTTACAGTATCAATATTACGAAACCTTTTTTCAACCTCTTTTTTATCAATTTCCCAAGGTGTATGGGAATTGATATAATCAATGGTTTCTTTCATGATTAGATAATATTCCGGCAAATTTTCTTTCGTATAGAGCTTTTGGATCATCTCTACTTTTTGGGCTTCCCCAATAATTCCGTCCACTTCTAATAAAGCCGTTTTAGAAAGACGGAAGATTTCTTTGTCGATAAAGGCCCCCACTCCGCTACACCTATTAATAAATACAAAACAGTTATACATGAGATCCAGCAAGTCTCGATTTCGATAGCATCTGCCCATCCGCTGGAATAACCCATTCAGATCAGATAGTTCGGTTAATAGCAAATCAAAGTCAATATCTAAAGAAGCTTCAACGATTTGGGTGGCAATCCAAATACCACTTTCATTACTTCCTTTCTTACCCATTTGTATAATATGCTTTTCCTTTTTAGCCCTGTCCTCTTTGGTAAAGTAGTTATGGAGCAAATATACC comes from the Desulfitibacter alkalitolerans DSM 16504 genome and includes:
- the cas4 gene encoding CRISPR-associated protein Cas4 is translated as MRITGTMFYYYFVCHRKLWCFSNHITLENESERVLLGKLLDEASYGREHKHILIDETVNVDFIKDWKVLHEVKKSKSIEEASIWQVKYYLYFLNQRGININKGILDYPQIKKREEVVLQNGDKEKIEKILGNIEDIVSQEKMPSLINSKICKSCAYYEYCYV